The following are encoded in a window of Chloroflexota bacterium genomic DNA:
- a CDS encoding Fic family protein: protein MDLSLAADVGNIDTDSLFRRLYEVRTLIPSGYEPYFRERARYLSTLASAKVEGNPLGYEEARVLFAGEGDPVRPEERELTNLWGAYELMEQLAADPTVGIDQGLLRAMNSLILEGLPEETSGRRGQYRTGPSLIEDAESREIRYRPPPPAWVPDLMDRLVAHIQRWTAEENYPAPIIAALAHAGLVLIHPFEEGNGRTARLLADMILHQAGWSAEGMLVLNVVIWRNRDGYYQALRDTHGLDFQSAVDATPFAAFHTDALSTAAAMLEHFVVSFKGRQDAWRDEFGTRLNERQTLGLTYIIDTGSVSSSMYARLIGASPSTAYADLTHLVSCGAAVRSGKGRNTRYAVNPDLLAELIAAAERSGWADRYTRKRRRPDSDGGDGSER, encoded by the coding sequence ATGGATCTCTCGCTAGCCGCGGATGTCGGCAATATCGACACGGATTCTCTGTTTCGGCGCCTCTATGAGGTCCGCACGCTGATCCCCAGCGGCTATGAGCCCTATTTCCGCGAGCGTGCGCGCTATCTGAGCACGCTCGCCTCCGCGAAGGTGGAGGGCAACCCCCTCGGCTACGAAGAGGCCCGGGTCCTGTTTGCGGGCGAGGGCGATCCGGTCCGACCCGAGGAGCGCGAGCTGACGAACCTGTGGGGCGCGTATGAGCTAATGGAACAGCTGGCGGCGGACCCGACGGTGGGAATCGACCAGGGACTGCTGCGCGCCATGAACTCGCTGATCCTCGAAGGCTTGCCGGAGGAAACCTCAGGGCGCCGTGGGCAGTACCGCACCGGACCCAGTCTGATCGAGGACGCGGAATCGCGCGAGATCCGCTATCGGCCGCCGCCGCCGGCTTGGGTCCCGGACCTGATGGACCGGCTGGTCGCCCACATCCAGCGCTGGACGGCCGAGGAAAACTATCCGGCGCCGATCATCGCGGCGCTGGCGCACGCCGGCCTGGTCTTGATCCACCCATTCGAGGAGGGAAACGGTCGGACGGCCCGTCTGCTGGCCGACATGATCCTGCACCAGGCGGGTTGGTCGGCGGAGGGCATGTTGGTGCTGAATGTGGTGATCTGGCGCAACCGCGACGGCTACTACCAGGCGCTCCGCGACACGCACGGTCTGGACTTCCAGTCCGCGGTCGATGCGACGCCGTTCGCCGCGTTCCACACCGACGCCCTGAGCACGGCCGCCGCGATGCTCGAGCACTTTGTCGTGTCTTTCAAGGGGCGTCAGGACGCCTGGCGGGACGAGTTCGGCACGCGGCTGAACGAACGGCAGACGCTGGGCCTGACGTACATCATCGACACGGGCTCCGTGTCCAGCTCCATGTACGCGCGCCTGATCGGCGCGTCCCCATCCACCGCTTACGCGGACCTGACGCACCTGGTGTCCTGTGGCGCCGCCGTGCGATCGGGCAAGGGACGGAATACGCGCTATGCGGTGAATCCGGACCTCTTGGCCGAACTGATCGCCGCAGCCGAGCGGTCGGGTTGGGCGGATAGGTATACGAGGAAACGCCGCCGGCCCGACTCAGACGGCGGCGATGGCTCGGAGCGGTAG